In a single window of the Dreissena polymorpha isolate Duluth1 chromosome 3, UMN_Dpol_1.0, whole genome shotgun sequence genome:
- the LOC127874903 gene encoding leucine-rich repeat-containing protein 74A-like isoform X2, giving the protein MEPLRIVRVFDDRMPIHHKALDKRRVSRRKKSPTEETRKRSKMLTKLTRGASKADLKSEPPARPTTPKYLKDYFDYDKNSSSEESASDEDKTKEPAKTLDMSQKIYLTACIKEGVAPRRRLLKGLTQDGLNVNNCTLAPSDIKALAYALTTNMCVTSLDLSGNEIGREGMEYLVEMLEENMTVTELRLSNARLGLYEVLLLTEMLSENMRITTLQVAGNDLDDECAKCFAEALKYNRKIKKLNLSHNKFNETGGKILAKSIETNDSIEDLDMSWNSIRMLGAIAWGDTLYNNVDLKHLNLSWNGFGDEGAASIGEALEENNTLLTLDLSCNRIGFEGSRAIAKALGNNSSLESLALSQNQVTTQGAVELLTHLQINDKSKLQELLLEGTQVTSEADDLYEEIRGVRSEFKFVHGGHVISPDTLAFKTVKPEEKNCRSSKS; this is encoded by the exons ATGGAACCACTTAGGATAGTCCGAGTATTTGA TGATCGCATGCCAATCCATCATAAAGCGTTAGACAAACGCAGAGTGAGTCGCAGAAAGAAGTCCCCCACCGAAGAAACGCGAAAGCGAAGTAAGATGTTGACCAAATTAACGCGTGGAGCGTCTAAAGCCGACCTGAAATCAGAGCCGCCGGCAAGGCCGACTACGCCGAAATATCTGAAGGACTACTTTGACTATGACAAGAACAGCAGTAGCGAGGAAAGCGCCAGTGATGAAG ATAAGACAAAGGAGCCAGCTAAAACCCTGGACATGAGTCAGAAGATCTACCTGACTGCCTGCATCAAAGAGGGCGTGGCACCTAGACGGCGTCTTCTAAAGGGACTTACGCAGGACGGTCTGAACGTGAACAATTGTACCCTTGCACCGAGCGACATTAAGGCGCTGGCGTATGCTCTAACG ACCAACATGTGCGTGACGTCATTAGATCTGAGCGGCAACGAGATTGGTCGGGAAGGCATGGAGTATCTGGTGGAAATGTTGGAAGAGAATATGACCGTCACCGAACTG CGTTTGTCTAACGCGAGGCTGGGTCTATATGAGGTGCTCCTTCTCACAGAAATGTTGTCAGAGAATATGCGCATCACCACTCTGCAGGTCGCAG GCAACGATCTAGATGACGAGTGCGCCAAGTGTTTTGCAGAGGCGTTAAAG TATAACAGGAAGATCAAGAAGCTGAATCTCAGCCATAACAAGTTCAACGAGACCGGAGGAAAGATTCTTGCCAAATCTATAG AGACGAATGATTCAATCGAGGATCTCGACATGAGCTGGAACTCCATACGGATGCTGGGTGCAATAGCATGGGGAGACACGCTCTAC AACAATGTTGACTTGAAACACCTAAATCTGTCTTGGAACGGATTTGGGGACGAAGGGGCCGCGTCCATTGGAGAGGCTCTGGAGGAGAACAACACCTTGCTGACGCTTGACCTCTCATGTAACCGGATAGGGTTCGAAGGAAGCCGCGCCATTGCGAAGGCGCTCGGAAACAACTCGTCGTTAGAGTCGCTCGCG cTAAGCCAAAATCAAGTCACAACCCAGGGCGCTGTTGAGCTTCTTACACATTTACAGATAAATGACAAGTCAAAACTGCAGGAACTACTTCTTGAG GGGACACAAGTGACCAGTGAGGCTGATGATCTGTACGAAGAAATCCGAGGTGTCCGAAGCGAGTTCAAATTCGTTCACGGTGGTCACGTGATATCACCGGATACGCTTGCCTTTAAAACTGTCAAACCAGAGGAAAAGAATTGTCGAAGCAGCAAATCTTGA
- the LOC127874903 gene encoding leucine-rich repeat-containing protein 74A-like isoform X3: MPIHHKALDKRRVSRRKKSPTEETRKRSKMLTKLTRGASKADLKSEPPARPTTPKYLKDYFDYDKNSSSEESASDEDKTKEPAKTLDMSQKIYLTACIKEGVAPRRRLLKGLTQDGLNVNNCTLAPSDIKALAYALTTNMCVTSLDLSGNEIGREGMEYLVEMLEENMTVTELRLSNARLGLYEVLLLTEMLSENMRITTLQVAGNDLDDECAKCFAEALKYNRKIKKLNLSHNKFNETGGKILAKSIETNDSIEDLDMSWNSIRMLGAIAWGDTLYNNVDLKHLNLSWNGFGDEGAASIGEALEENNTLLTLDLSCNRIGFEGSRAIAKALGNNSSLESLALSQNQVTTQGAVELLTHLQINDKSKLQELLLEGTQVTSEADDLYEEIRGVRSEFKFVHGGHVISPDTLAFKTVKPEEKNCRSSKS, encoded by the exons ATGCCAATCCATCATAAAGCGTTAGACAAACGCAGAGTGAGTCGCAGAAAGAAGTCCCCCACCGAAGAAACGCGAAAGCGAAGTAAGATGTTGACCAAATTAACGCGTGGAGCGTCTAAAGCCGACCTGAAATCAGAGCCGCCGGCAAGGCCGACTACGCCGAAATATCTGAAGGACTACTTTGACTATGACAAGAACAGCAGTAGCGAGGAAAGCGCCAGTGATGAAG ATAAGACAAAGGAGCCAGCTAAAACCCTGGACATGAGTCAGAAGATCTACCTGACTGCCTGCATCAAAGAGGGCGTGGCACCTAGACGGCGTCTTCTAAAGGGACTTACGCAGGACGGTCTGAACGTGAACAATTGTACCCTTGCACCGAGCGACATTAAGGCGCTGGCGTATGCTCTAACG ACCAACATGTGCGTGACGTCATTAGATCTGAGCGGCAACGAGATTGGTCGGGAAGGCATGGAGTATCTGGTGGAAATGTTGGAAGAGAATATGACCGTCACCGAACTG CGTTTGTCTAACGCGAGGCTGGGTCTATATGAGGTGCTCCTTCTCACAGAAATGTTGTCAGAGAATATGCGCATCACCACTCTGCAGGTCGCAG GCAACGATCTAGATGACGAGTGCGCCAAGTGTTTTGCAGAGGCGTTAAAG TATAACAGGAAGATCAAGAAGCTGAATCTCAGCCATAACAAGTTCAACGAGACCGGAGGAAAGATTCTTGCCAAATCTATAG AGACGAATGATTCAATCGAGGATCTCGACATGAGCTGGAACTCCATACGGATGCTGGGTGCAATAGCATGGGGAGACACGCTCTAC AACAATGTTGACTTGAAACACCTAAATCTGTCTTGGAACGGATTTGGGGACGAAGGGGCCGCGTCCATTGGAGAGGCTCTGGAGGAGAACAACACCTTGCTGACGCTTGACCTCTCATGTAACCGGATAGGGTTCGAAGGAAGCCGCGCCATTGCGAAGGCGCTCGGAAACAACTCGTCGTTAGAGTCGCTCGCG cTAAGCCAAAATCAAGTCACAACCCAGGGCGCTGTTGAGCTTCTTACACATTTACAGATAAATGACAAGTCAAAACTGCAGGAACTACTTCTTGAG GGGACACAAGTGACCAGTGAGGCTGATGATCTGTACGAAGAAATCCGAGGTGTCCGAAGCGAGTTCAAATTCGTTCACGGTGGTCACGTGATATCACCGGATACGCTTGCCTTTAAAACTGTCAAACCAGAGGAAAAGAATTGTCGAAGCAGCAAATCTTGA
- the LOC127874903 gene encoding leucine-rich repeat-containing protein 74B-like isoform X1, producing the protein MADGFDGSSTWKLEHGQVRLINIDRMPIHHKALDKRRVSRRKKSPTEETRKRSKMLTKLTRGASKADLKSEPPARPTTPKYLKDYFDYDKNSSSEESASDEDKTKEPAKTLDMSQKIYLTACIKEGVAPRRRLLKGLTQDGLNVNNCTLAPSDIKALAYALTTNMCVTSLDLSGNEIGREGMEYLVEMLEENMTVTELRLSNARLGLYEVLLLTEMLSENMRITTLQVAGNDLDDECAKCFAEALKYNRKIKKLNLSHNKFNETGGKILAKSIETNDSIEDLDMSWNSIRMLGAIAWGDTLYNNVDLKHLNLSWNGFGDEGAASIGEALEENNTLLTLDLSCNRIGFEGSRAIAKALGNNSSLESLALSQNQVTTQGAVELLTHLQINDKSKLQELLLEGTQVTSEADDLYEEIRGVRSEFKFVHGGHVISPDTLAFKTVKPEEKNCRSSKS; encoded by the exons ATGGCGGATGGATTCGATGGAAGCAGCACATGGAAACTCGAACACGGACAAGTTCGTCTTATCAACAT TGATCGCATGCCAATCCATCATAAAGCGTTAGACAAACGCAGAGTGAGTCGCAGAAAGAAGTCCCCCACCGAAGAAACGCGAAAGCGAAGTAAGATGTTGACCAAATTAACGCGTGGAGCGTCTAAAGCCGACCTGAAATCAGAGCCGCCGGCAAGGCCGACTACGCCGAAATATCTGAAGGACTACTTTGACTATGACAAGAACAGCAGTAGCGAGGAAAGCGCCAGTGATGAAG ATAAGACAAAGGAGCCAGCTAAAACCCTGGACATGAGTCAGAAGATCTACCTGACTGCCTGCATCAAAGAGGGCGTGGCACCTAGACGGCGTCTTCTAAAGGGACTTACGCAGGACGGTCTGAACGTGAACAATTGTACCCTTGCACCGAGCGACATTAAGGCGCTGGCGTATGCTCTAACG ACCAACATGTGCGTGACGTCATTAGATCTGAGCGGCAACGAGATTGGTCGGGAAGGCATGGAGTATCTGGTGGAAATGTTGGAAGAGAATATGACCGTCACCGAACTG CGTTTGTCTAACGCGAGGCTGGGTCTATATGAGGTGCTCCTTCTCACAGAAATGTTGTCAGAGAATATGCGCATCACCACTCTGCAGGTCGCAG GCAACGATCTAGATGACGAGTGCGCCAAGTGTTTTGCAGAGGCGTTAAAG TATAACAGGAAGATCAAGAAGCTGAATCTCAGCCATAACAAGTTCAACGAGACCGGAGGAAAGATTCTTGCCAAATCTATAG AGACGAATGATTCAATCGAGGATCTCGACATGAGCTGGAACTCCATACGGATGCTGGGTGCAATAGCATGGGGAGACACGCTCTAC AACAATGTTGACTTGAAACACCTAAATCTGTCTTGGAACGGATTTGGGGACGAAGGGGCCGCGTCCATTGGAGAGGCTCTGGAGGAGAACAACACCTTGCTGACGCTTGACCTCTCATGTAACCGGATAGGGTTCGAAGGAAGCCGCGCCATTGCGAAGGCGCTCGGAAACAACTCGTCGTTAGAGTCGCTCGCG cTAAGCCAAAATCAAGTCACAACCCAGGGCGCTGTTGAGCTTCTTACACATTTACAGATAAATGACAAGTCAAAACTGCAGGAACTACTTCTTGAG GGGACACAAGTGACCAGTGAGGCTGATGATCTGTACGAAGAAATCCGAGGTGTCCGAAGCGAGTTCAAATTCGTTCACGGTGGTCACGTGATATCACCGGATACGCTTGCCTTTAAAACTGTCAAACCAGAGGAAAAGAATTGTCGAAGCAGCAAATCTTGA